A part of Pectinatus sottacetonis genomic DNA contains:
- a CDS encoding MurR/RpiR family transcriptional regulator, whose protein sequence is MKKNPIVQLPILRSSYENLTNAERRIADYIMDNPHTFIKQTVSDIASSTKSSEITVSRFCKKLGFNGLQNLKIALASGIKPSNNLNYQNIETTDSYQLIAGKIFQNITDGLNDTLKLLNFADVDHAVTLLSKAKRIAAYGFGNSATICKDIETRFIRFGIPVQAYSDSHQQFTSASLLNKNDVIIAVSHTGSSTELLESVKIAKQNAAKIIAITSYSNSALSKLADITLTGMGREVHYRSEAMASRLIHIAIVDLLYTGMSIKKHTSYVKNINKMRKVIAQKRNT, encoded by the coding sequence ATGAAAAAAAATCCAATTGTCCAATTGCCAATTTTACGCAGTTCCTATGAAAACCTCACCAATGCTGAACGACGAATTGCCGATTATATCATGGACAATCCCCATACATTCATAAAACAAACTGTATCTGATATCGCATCCTCTACCAAAAGCTCTGAAATAACTGTATCAAGATTTTGTAAAAAACTAGGGTTCAACGGCTTACAGAATCTTAAAATAGCCCTAGCCAGTGGAATTAAGCCATCAAACAACCTTAATTACCAAAACATTGAAACTACTGACTCTTATCAGCTAATAGCAGGAAAAATTTTTCAAAATATTACTGATGGATTAAATGACACCTTAAAATTATTAAACTTTGCTGATGTCGACCATGCTGTAACTTTGCTCAGCAAGGCCAAACGAATCGCAGCTTATGGTTTTGGCAACTCCGCCACCATCTGCAAAGATATCGAAACAAGATTTATCCGCTTTGGTATTCCTGTCCAAGCTTACTCAGATTCACACCAGCAGTTTACTTCTGCCTCTCTCTTGAACAAAAACGATGTCATCATCGCCGTATCCCATACAGGCTCCTCGACAGAATTGCTGGAATCAGTAAAAATTGCTAAACAAAACGCTGCCAAAATAATTGCCATTACAAGCTATAGCAACTCAGCTTTATCTAAACTTGCTGATATAACATTAACAGGAATGGGGCGTGAAGTCCATTACCGTTCCGAAGCAATGGCCTCAAGACTGATCCATATTGCTATTGTCGACCTTCTGTATACAGGTATGTCCATAAAAAAACATACCTCTTATGTAAAAAATATCAACAAAATGCGCAAAGTTATTGCCCAAAAAAGGAATACATAA
- the gndA gene encoding NADP-dependent phosphogluconate dehydrogenase — protein sequence MSQMDIGVIGMAVMGSNLALNIADHGFKVAAYNRTASVTKEVITKHPHKNMDGFYNLEDFLASLKSPRKIILMIKAGKPVDMIIEELLPHLSPEDIIIDGGNSFFEDTIRRYDYLKEKNIYYFGVGISGGEKGARLGPSIMPGGSKEAYPHIQPILEAISAHVGSEPCCTYIGDNGAGHYVKMVHNGIEYADMQLITEAYLLLRHIGGFNNQKLSQIFNEWNQGELHSYLIGITADIFAENDEKSGGQIVDKILDSAGQKGTGRWTSIQSLKQGVDISMITAACNTRVVSNLLDERKKASKEIAAPSYNAEIGADFIEEVRKSLYVAKIIAYAQGFSLYRSACHEYNWQLNFAKIASIFRAGCIIQAKFLNKITEAYKKNENLSNLMFDEFFLANINKNQSSLRKIVSLAVNKGIPIPAFSNALQYIDAHRSTQLGANLIQAQRDYFGAHTFRRTDIDGSFHHEWQEHYKK from the coding sequence ATGTCACAAATGGATATCGGCGTGATAGGAATGGCTGTAATGGGAAGCAATCTTGCCCTTAACATAGCTGACCACGGCTTTAAAGTTGCTGCTTATAACCGCACTGCATCAGTTACTAAAGAAGTAATTACAAAACATCCTCATAAAAATATGGACGGTTTTTATAATTTAGAGGATTTTTTAGCTTCATTAAAAAGTCCCCGCAAAATTATTCTTATGATTAAAGCAGGCAAACCTGTTGACATGATCATTGAGGAACTTCTGCCTCACTTATCTCCTGAAGATATCATCATTGACGGTGGCAATTCATTTTTTGAAGATACAATTCGTCGTTATGACTATCTGAAAGAAAAAAACATTTACTATTTCGGTGTTGGTATTTCCGGCGGAGAAAAGGGAGCCAGACTTGGTCCTTCCATAATGCCGGGTGGCTCCAAAGAAGCTTATCCCCATATCCAGCCGATTTTAGAAGCAATTTCTGCTCATGTAGGCAGCGAACCATGCTGTACTTATATTGGTGACAATGGTGCAGGCCACTATGTAAAAATGGTTCATAATGGTATCGAATACGCAGATATGCAGCTTATTACAGAAGCATATCTGCTGCTCCGCCATATTGGTGGTTTCAACAACCAGAAATTATCACAAATTTTTAATGAATGGAACCAAGGAGAACTGCACAGCTATCTGATAGGTATTACAGCAGATATTTTTGCCGAAAATGATGAAAAATCAGGCGGCCAGATTGTTGATAAAATTTTAGACAGTGCCGGCCAAAAGGGAACAGGCCGCTGGACTAGTATCCAGTCATTGAAGCAAGGCGTTGATATATCTATGATCACTGCCGCCTGCAACACCCGTGTGGTTTCCAATCTATTAGACGAACGGAAAAAAGCATCCAAAGAAATTGCCGCCCCGTCATATAATGCAGAAATAGGTGCTGATTTTATCGAAGAAGTACGTAAAAGCCTTTATGTTGCCAAAATAATTGCTTATGCCCAAGGGTTTTCCCTGTACCGTTCTGCCTGCCACGAATATAACTGGCAGCTCAATTTTGCCAAAATTGCTTCCATATTCCGTGCTGGATGCATCATTCAGGCAAAATTTCTCAACAAAATAACTGAAGCCTATAAAAAGAATGAAAACCTTTCCAACCTGATGTTTGACGAATTTTTCCTTGCTAATATCAACAAAAACCAGTCCAGCTTAAGAAAAATTGTTTCCTTAGCTGTAAATAAAGGTATCCCTATTCCAGCTTTTTCCAATGCCCTCCAATATATAGATGCACATCGCAGCACTCAGCTTGGTGCCAATCTTATTCAGGCACAGCGTGATTACTTTGGTGCACATACATTTAGACGCACAGATATAGACGGCTCTTTCCATCATGAATGGCAAGAACACTATAAAAAATAA
- a CDS encoding DUF3427 domain-containing protein, with protein sequence MDFRKKELLKAVWTGFADEKVNSAKELQPELIYNDTEQGKTVIACLEENLKTAESFYFITAFITKSGLIMLKDCLKMLAKKGIKGKVLTTDYLYFSEPAAIEELNKFSNIEMRICTGDNFHIKGYVFSKKDTDTFIIGSSNMTQNALKVNKEWNIKFTCLKNGQLSNNIKKDINKLWNNASILTGKWLEKYKINYLSIRKIYQEHNMLHNDVVPLTANAMQKKVLQALTEMRFQQKNKALLISATGTGKTILSAMDVKQFKPHKMLFVAHREQILHQAEASYRRVMGNDISTGFLAADKRNFAADFIFATINTIAKDDILNQFAPTYFNYIIIDETHRAGAVSYQKVIDYFRPSFLLGMTATPERTDNFDIYNIFGNNIAYEIRLQEAMKDDMLCPFHYFGLADIEINGQKITDDVSFNDLVSAERINHIIEQAGFYGYSGERVRGLVFCRNIDEAKELSRQFNKRGFYTTALSAATPAGLRDKAVLQLEQEKRENGLDYIFSVDIMNEGIDIPNINQIIMLRPTKSPIVFVQQMGRGLRKYKGKEYVVILDFIGNYDNNFMIPMALFGDNSCNKDDMRRCIGEGKTMLYGPSTVSFDLIAQKRIYESIDKARLNNTALLKKAYEDLKNKLGRIPELNDFAYFGTIDIMKYIDKFGSYYSFLQKYEREYNIRFNNVQEEILLFICRRFARGKRVYEIEALKLLLQYDDKFFSHLQETLAVNYNLGMSDEVKKSIINNLTNVFTISNEQQKYQHCVFIKKKNDGYVIADEFKECIQDKDYKAELEGILLLAETRYKKEYVNNYKDTSLCLYKKYTYEEVCYLLNWPQKINPNAMAGYFYEKTTHTMPVFINYMRPDEKRVAYANKFISDKQITAYSKLNRKLDSHDARHIYEAEKENNHIFLFLRKRHDDRENKEFYFLGEIRAVGRPVAAPQYNGFKIVYELITPVRADLFAYLTS encoded by the coding sequence ATGGATTTTAGAAAAAAAGAATTATTAAAAGCTGTATGGACAGGTTTTGCTGATGAAAAGGTTAATTCGGCAAAGGAGCTGCAGCCGGAACTTATTTATAATGATACAGAACAAGGAAAAACGGTAATAGCTTGTCTGGAAGAAAATTTAAAAACAGCTGAAAGTTTTTATTTTATTACGGCATTTATAACTAAAAGTGGTTTGATTATGTTAAAAGATTGTTTAAAGATGTTGGCTAAAAAGGGTATTAAAGGGAAGGTACTGACTACAGATTATTTGTATTTTAGTGAACCTGCTGCTATAGAGGAACTAAATAAATTTTCCAATATAGAGATGCGTATCTGTACTGGTGATAATTTTCATATAAAGGGTTATGTTTTCAGCAAAAAAGACACAGATACTTTTATAATTGGCAGTTCCAATATGACACAAAATGCTCTTAAAGTAAATAAGGAATGGAATATAAAATTTACTTGTTTAAAAAATGGACAGCTATCGAATAATATAAAGAAGGATATTAATAAGTTATGGAACAATGCATCTATTTTGACAGGGAAATGGCTGGAAAAATATAAAATAAATTATTTATCTATAAGAAAAATCTATCAGGAGCATAATATGCTTCATAATGATGTAGTGCCGCTGACCGCTAATGCGATGCAGAAAAAAGTATTGCAAGCTTTAACGGAAATGCGTTTCCAGCAGAAAAATAAGGCTCTTTTGATTTCGGCTACGGGGACAGGCAAAACTATTTTGAGCGCAATGGATGTGAAACAATTTAAGCCGCATAAAATGCTATTTGTTGCTCATCGGGAACAAATATTACATCAGGCTGAGGCAAGCTACAGAAGAGTTATGGGGAATGATATTAGTACGGGATTCCTAGCGGCTGACAAAAGAAATTTTGCTGCTGATTTTATTTTTGCTACAATAAATACTATTGCAAAGGATGATATATTAAATCAATTTGCTCCAACGTATTTTAATTATATCATAATTGATGAGACACATCGAGCTGGGGCAGTAAGCTACCAAAAAGTCATTGATTATTTTCGGCCGTCGTTTTTATTAGGAATGACAGCGACACCGGAAAGAACAGATAATTTTGATATATATAACATATTTGGTAATAATATAGCATATGAGATACGGTTACAGGAAGCAATGAAGGACGATATGCTGTGTCCGTTTCACTATTTTGGGCTGGCAGATATAGAAATAAACGGACAAAAAATTACGGATGATGTTTCTTTTAATGACTTGGTAAGTGCTGAGCGGATCAATCATATAATAGAACAGGCGGGCTTTTATGGATACAGTGGAGAACGTGTCAGAGGCCTTGTCTTTTGTCGTAATATAGATGAAGCAAAGGAACTTTCACGGCAATTTAATAAGCGGGGTTTCTATACGACGGCTTTATCGGCAGCCACTCCTGCCGGACTGCGTGATAAAGCTGTATTGCAGCTGGAACAAGAGAAACGGGAAAATGGGCTGGACTATATATTTTCTGTTGATATAATGAACGAGGGTATTGACATCCCTAATATAAATCAGATAATTATGCTGCGCCCGACAAAGTCACCTATTGTATTTGTACAACAAATGGGAAGAGGTCTGCGTAAATATAAGGGCAAGGAATATGTTGTTATCCTCGATTTTATAGGGAATTATGATAATAATTTTATGATACCAATGGCATTGTTTGGCGATAATTCTTGTAATAAGGATGATATGCGGCGCTGTATCGGTGAAGGTAAAACTATGTTGTATGGACCGTCAACAGTGAGCTTTGATTTGATAGCGCAAAAACGTATTTATGAGTCAATAGATAAGGCACGTTTGAATAATACAGCGTTGTTGAAAAAAGCATATGAGGATCTGAAAAATAAGCTTGGAAGAATTCCTGAGCTTAATGATTTTGCTTATTTTGGTACAATCGACATAATGAAATATATTGATAAGTTTGGGTCGTATTATTCTTTTTTACAAAAATATGAACGGGAATATAATATCCGTTTTAATAATGTACAGGAAGAAATATTGCTATTTATCTGTCGGCGTTTTGCCCGCGGTAAAAGAGTTTACGAGATAGAAGCATTAAAGCTTCTTTTGCAATATGATGATAAATTCTTTAGTCATTTGCAGGAAACATTGGCTGTGAATTATAATTTGGGGATGTCAGATGAAGTGAAAAAATCAATAATAAATAATCTGACTAATGTTTTTACAATAAGCAATGAGCAGCAAAAGTACCAGCATTGTGTATTTATAAAAAAGAAAAATGATGGTTATGTAATTGCTGATGAATTTAAGGAATGTATTCAGGATAAAGATTATAAGGCTGAACTGGAGGGAATCTTGTTATTAGCGGAAACCAGGTATAAAAAAGAATATGTTAATAATTATAAAGATACTTCATTATGTTTGTATAAAAAGTATACGTATGAAGAAGTGTGTTATCTGCTTAACTGGCCGCAAAAAATAAATCCTAATGCCATGGCCGGATATTTTTATGAAAAAACGACACATACAATGCCGGTTTTTATCAACTATATGAGGCCGGATGAAAAACGTGTTGCGTATGCCAATAAGTTTATATCGGACAAACAGATAACGGCCTATTCAAAACTTAATAGAAAGCTTGATTCCCATGATGCCCGGCATATATATGAGGCGGAAAAGGAAAATAACCATATATTTTTATTTTTAAGAAAACGGCATGATGACAGGGAAAATAAGGAGTTTTATTTTTTAGGAGAGATAAGAGCAGTAGGCAGGCCTGTTGCTGCGCCCCAATACAACGGGTTTAAGATAGTTTATGAATTGATTACACCTGTGCGGGCAGATCTTTTTGCTTATTTAACAAGCTGA
- the hrcA gene encoding heat-inducible transcriptional repressor HrcA translates to MLNKRKQRILQAIIDDYISTAEPIGSRTIARKYNLGISPATIRNEMADLEFLGYIEHLHTSSGRIPSSKGYRLYVDDLLTPTMLSDSEMNLIEQWYDTKVQRLDGVFRETAKIISHLTNNISMVITPQLAESVFNYIKFVPLDDEHVIAAIMSDTGYIENKIIKMPLNTSLADFEQMAVVINEYLSGKKIHDISMGALHQMRSQIVDAAAFNKIINILEQILANEKRNRIYTEGTPQLLEQPEFHDINKVKNILMMLEEEPVLRDILYSHTSDNTGLTVTIGQENKYNTIKDCSIIRATYHLDGQPLGTIAVLGPTRMEYSKIMALLEFMNENMAQILKRYL, encoded by the coding sequence ATGCTCAATAAAAGGAAGCAACGAATATTACAAGCTATCATTGATGATTATATATCAACAGCTGAACCCATAGGCTCAAGAACAATCGCCAGGAAATATAATCTTGGCATAAGTCCTGCTACAATACGTAACGAAATGGCAGATTTAGAATTTCTTGGCTATATAGAACATCTTCACACATCCTCAGGGCGCATACCATCATCAAAAGGGTATCGTCTTTACGTGGATGATCTTTTGACACCTACGATGCTCAGCGATAGTGAAATGAACTTAATAGAACAGTGGTATGACACAAAAGTGCAGCGTTTAGACGGTGTATTTCGTGAAACGGCTAAAATAATATCACACCTTACTAATAATATTTCAATGGTTATAACGCCGCAATTGGCTGAATCAGTATTTAATTATATAAAGTTTGTGCCGCTTGACGATGAACATGTAATTGCTGCTATTATGAGTGATACAGGTTATATTGAAAATAAAATAATAAAAATGCCTTTAAATACTTCATTAGCAGACTTTGAGCAAATGGCTGTCGTAATCAATGAATATTTATCCGGTAAAAAAATTCATGATATAAGTATGGGAGCACTGCATCAAATGCGCTCACAAATAGTTGATGCTGCTGCTTTTAATAAAATAATAAACATTCTTGAACAAATTCTGGCTAATGAAAAACGCAACAGGATATATACAGAAGGTACTCCACAGCTGTTGGAACAGCCGGAATTCCACGATATAAACAAAGTAAAAAATATTTTAATGATGCTTGAAGAAGAACCCGTCCTGCGCGACATTCTCTATAGTCATACATCTGACAATACCGGACTCACTGTCACAATTGGCCAGGAAAACAAATACAATACTATTAAGGACTGTAGCATTATAAGAGCTACTTATCATCTCGATGGACAGCCTCTCGGAACTATAGCTGTTCTTGGCCCTACACGTATGGAATACAGCAAAATAATGGCTCTTTTGGAATTTATGAATGAAAACATGGCACAAATTTTAAAGCGATATTTATAG